Proteins co-encoded in one Astyanax mexicanus isolate ESR-SI-001 chromosome 1, AstMex3_surface, whole genome shotgun sequence genomic window:
- the LOC111194383 gene encoding uncharacterized protein K02A2.6-like produces the protein MPCQAPLHPWVWPSKPWERIHVDFAGPTEGHMYMVVVDAHSKWPEVQIMESTTTDRTIRVLRNLFSRYGIPEVLVSDNGPQFTAQEFATFLKANHVKHIRSAPYHPATNGQAERFVQTLKQALKSSKHSSTPLQQRLDAFLLTYHNAPHSTTKESPAMLFLGRRLRTRLYAVKPSVQSAVRRTPESQILRRASRFKLRHFAVGDVVLARDYRGGEKWAKGVVTTQSGPVSYTVDVGATESWRRHADQLLPHQRQIAPGQSAESDTVVS, from the coding sequence ATGCCATGCCAAGCCCCTCTCCACCCATGGGTCTGGCCAAGCAAACCATGGGAACGTATACATGTGGATTTTGCAGGACCAACTGAGGGTCACATGTACATGGTTGTGGTTGATGCTCATTCGAAGTGGCCAGAAGTGCAGATTATGGAGTCCACAACCACAGACAGGACTATTCGTGTTTTGCGGAATCTTTTCAGCCGCTATGGAATTCCTGAAGTCCTTGTCAGCGATAATGGACCTCAGTTCACGGCACAGGAATTTGCCACATTCCTAAAAGCTAACCATGTCAAGCACATTCGCTCAGCTCCGTACCATCCAGCCACTAACGGGCAAGCTGAGAGGTTTGTACAAACTTTGAAACAGGCGTTGAAGTCCTCAAAACACTCCTCAACCCCTCTCCAACAGAGATTGGATGCCTTTCTCCTGACCTACCATAACGCACCACACTCAACGACTAAAGAGTCTCCAGCCATGCTTTTTCTGGGCAGACGACTGCGCACTCGTCTGTACGCTGTGAAACCAAGTGTTCAGTCTGCTGTGAGACGCACACCGGAGTCACAGATCCTCCGTAGAGCCTCTCGTTTCAAATTGAGACATTTTGCAGTTGGTGATGTTGTGTTGGCTCGGGATTACAGAGGGGGAGAGAAATGGGCAAAAGGAGTCGTTACAACCCAAAGTGGACCAGTTTCGTACACAGTGGATGTAGGTGCAACAGAATCCTGGCGACGTCATGCTGATCAACTTCTGCCTCACCAGAGACAGATTGCTCCAGGACAATCTGCAGAATCAGACACAGTTGTATCTTGA